Proteins from a single region of Equus asinus isolate D_3611 breed Donkey chromosome 17, EquAss-T2T_v2, whole genome shotgun sequence:
- the LOC106844053 gene encoding LOW QUALITY PROTEIN: olfactory receptor 5AL1-like (The sequence of the model RefSeq protein was modified relative to this genomic sequence to represent the inferred CDS: substituted 1 base at 1 genomic stop codon) → MREVANTGLGKLQPKVKKKFXIYAIAKGNHSQVSEFILLGLTDNPKLQVILFGVFLGIYLVSVMGNLGLIVLIQISPQLHTPMYFFLSHLAFIDFSFTSSVTPNTLVHFLCDIKSITFYGCAIQVCCFITFVVCELYLLAIMAYDWYVAICSPLLYVTLMPRKLCYRIIASTYVYGFAVGLGQTVATFRLSFCGSNMVNHFYCDDVPLVALACSDTHIKELMLLIIAGFNTLCSLLNVMISYVFILFAVLRIHSAEGRQKAFSTCASHLTSITIFYGTIIFMYVLHNSRHSLNTDKFASEFYVVVIPMLNPLIYSLRNQEVKNALKRIREKLCLAIK, encoded by the exons ATGAGAGAAGTAGCTAATACTGGCCTAGGAAAGTTGCAGCCCAAAG taaaaaaaaagttttaaatctaTGCCATTGCCAAAGGCAATCATTCACAAGTATCTGAGTTTATCCTCTTGGGACTCACGGATAATCCAAAGCTTCAAGTCATTCTCTTCGGTGTATTCCTAGGGATCTATTTAGTTAGTGTCATGGGTAACCTTGGTTTGATTGTACTAATTCAAATCAGTCCTCAGCTTCACAcacctatgtatttttttctcagccATCTggcttttattgatttttcttttacttcatcTGTCACCCCAAACACCTTGGTGCATTTCCTGTGTGACATTAAAAGTATAACATTTTATGGATGTGCCATTCAGGTGTGCTGCTTCATCACATTTGTAGTTTGTGAACTGTATTTGCTTGCAATTATGGCATATGATTGGTATGTTGCCATCTGTAGCCCTTTACTCTACGTCACTCTCATGCCAAGAAAACTCTGCTATCGAATAATTGCTAGCACATATGTTTATGGATTTGCTGTGGGTCTTGGCCAGACAGTGGCAACATTCCGCTTGTCTTTTTGTGGCTCAAATATGGTCAACCACTTCTACTGTGATGATGTTCCCTTGGTTGCTCTGGCCTGTTCCGACACTCATATCAAAGAACTCATGTTGTTAATCATTGCTGGGTTCAACACCCTCTGCTCTCTACTGAATGTGATGATTTCTTATGTTTTCATCCTCTTTGCCGTTCTGAGGATCCATTCTgctgaaggaagacagaaagctTTTTCTACCTGTGCTTCCCACCTGACCTCCATCACAATATTTTACGGGACAATCATTTTTATGTATGTACTACACAATTCAAGGCATTCTCTAAACACAGATAAATTTGCTTCAGAGTTTTATGTGGTAGTGATTCCCATGTTAAACCCATTGATCTATAGCCTGAGAAATCAGGAGGTAAAGAATGCACtaaaaagaattagagaaaagtTGTGTTTGGCTATCAAATAA
- the LOC106844051 gene encoding olfactory receptor 8U9-like has translation MAQINCTHIKEFILVGLTDQKELKMPLLVIFLSIYLFTVVGNLGLILVIRTNARLNTPMYFFLSNLAFVDFCYSSVITPKMLGNFLYKQNVISFKGCAAQLGCFLTFMTSECLLLASMAYDRYVAICNPLLYIVTMYPGICIQLVAVPYCYSFLMALFHTILTFHLSYCHSNIISHFYCDDMPLLRLTCSDTHSKQLLILTCAGITFISSVLIIFISYMYIISAILRMHSAEGRCKAFSTCSSHMLAVTIFYSTLIFMYLQPSSNHSLDTDKMASVFYTVIIPMLNPVIYSLRNKDVKDALKKVISINNQAFVFMKFKKRFK, from the coding sequence ATGGCTCAGATAAATTGTACCCACATAAAAGAATTTATTCTCGTGGGCCTCACAGATCAAAAGGAATTGAAGATGCCCCTCTTGGTGATATTTTTATCCATCTACCTATTCACAGTAGTAGGCAATCTAGGTTTGATCCTAGTCATTAGAACAAATGCAAGACTAAACACACCAATGTACTTCTTTCTCAGCAACTTGgcttttgttgatttctgttaCTCTTCTGTCATTACACCCAAAATGCTTGGGAATTTCTTGTACAAACAAAATGTAATCTCCTTCAAGGGATGTGCTGCTCAATTAGGCTGTTTCCTCACCTTCATGACATCTGAGTGCTTGCTCCTAGCTTCCATGGCCTATGACCGATATGTGGCCATTTGTAACCCTCTCCTCTATATAGTCACGATGTACCCAGGAATCTGTATTCAGCTTGTAGCGGTCCCCTATTGCTACAGCTTCCTGATGGCACTGTTTCATACCATCCTCACCTTTCACCTCTCTTACTGCCATTCCAACATCATCAGTCATTTCTATTGTGATGACATGCCTCTCCTGAGGCTAACTTGCTCAGACACTCACTCCAAACAACTACTGATTTTGACCTGTGCTGGTATCACATTCATTTCTTCTGTTCTGATTATCTTCATCTCCTACATGTATATTATTTCTGCCATCCTGAGGATGCACTCAGCTGAGGGAAGATGCAAAGCCTTCTCCACATGTAGCTCCCACATGCTGGCAGTCACCATATTCTATAGTACCCTAATTTTTATGTACTTACAGCCAAGCTCAAACCATTCTCTTGACACAGATAAGATGGCCTCTGTCTTCTATACCGTTATCATTCCTATGTTGAACCCTGTGATCTATAGCCTTAGGAATAAAGATGTGAAAGATGCCCTGAAAAAAGTCATCAGCATTAACAACCAGGCTTTTGTgttcatgaaatttaaaaaacgatttaaataa